One segment of Triticum aestivum cultivar Chinese Spring chromosome 2A, IWGSC CS RefSeq v2.1, whole genome shotgun sequence DNA contains the following:
- the LOC123185614 gene encoding 2-oxoglutarate-dependent dioxygenase DAO, which produces MVEIPVVDLRLAGAQPEESARLRDACERLGCFRVYGHGVPAALQVEMKAAVRALFDLPDEAKRRNADIIAGSGYVAPSPANPLYEAFGLLDAAAPVDVDAFCARLDAPPRARETVKSYAEAMHELIVDVAGKVAASLGLEGHPFQDWPCQFRINRYNYTQDTVGSSGVQIHTDSGFLTVLQEDDCVGGLEVLDPATGEFVRVDPVPGSFLVNIGDVGTAWSNGRLHTVKHRVQCVAAVPRISIAMFLLAPKDDRVCAPEAFVDAQHPRRFKAFNYDDYRKLRLSTGERAGEALARMAA; this is translated from the exons ATGGTGGAGATCCCGGTGGTCGACCTGCGGCTCGCCGGCGCGCAGCCGGAGGAGTCGGCGCGGCTGCGGGACGCGTGCGAGCGCCTGGGCTGCTTCCGCGTGTACGGCCACGGCGTGCCCGCGGCGCTCCAGGTGGAGATGAAGGCCGCCGTGCGCGCGCTCTTCGACCTCCCCGACGAAGCCAAGCGCCGCAACGCCGACATCATCGCCGGCAGCGGCTACGTCGCGCCCAGCCCCGCCAACCCGCTCTACGAGGCCTTCGGCCTCCTGGacgccgccgcccccgtcgacgtcgACGCCTTCTGCGCGCGCCTCGACGCGCCGCCCCGCGCCAG GGAGACCGTCAAGAGCTACGCCGAGGCGATGCACGAGCTGATCGTGGACGTCGCCGGCAAGGTGGCCGCGAGCCTGGGGCTGGAGGGCCACCCGTTCCAGGACTGGCCGTGCCAGTTCCGCATCAACAGGTACAACTACACGCAGGACACCGTGGGGTCCTCGGGCGTGCAGATCCACACGGACTCCGGCTTCCTCACCGTGCTCCAGGAGGACGACTGCGTCGGCGGCCTCGAGGTGCTGGACCCCGCCACCGGCGAGTTCGTCCGCGTCGACCCCGTCCCCGGCTCGTTCCTCGTCAACATCGGCGACGTCGGCACG GCGTGGAGCAACGGGAGGCTGCACACCGTGAAGCACCGGGTGCAGTGCGTGGCGGCGGTGCCCCGCATCTCGATCGCCATGTTCCTGCTCGCGCCCAAGGACGACAGGGTGTGCGCGCCGGAGGCGTTCGTCGACGCGCAGCACCCGCGCCGGTTCAAGGCGTTCAACTACGATGACTACAGAAAGCTCCGGCTGTCCACCGGCGAGCGCGCTGGCGAGGCGCTCGCTCGAATGGCTGCGTGA